The following proteins are co-located in the Manihot esculenta cultivar AM560-2 chromosome 7, M.esculenta_v8, whole genome shotgun sequence genome:
- the LOC110619359 gene encoding bifunctional riboflavin biosynthesis protein RIBA 1, chloroplastic isoform X1, protein MASINVPSCPSTTARTALPSTQARRNFKFFNGLHGVNSFSTNGCMLNSNSICIDGTKSPFGIKGVGKLKAAVVSDEGDLLSYSNGNNAAAKRTFIDNKPVEIKLQPGAIAFGTLVADTAPISSGFPIDDDEFDLDRPTEGFSSIPEAIEDIRQGKMVVVVDDEDRENEGDLIMAAQLATPEAMAFIVKHGTGIVCVSMAGEYLDRLQLPLMVTQNANDEKLCTAFTVTVDAKHGTTTGVSAHDRATTVLALANRDSKPEDFNRPGHIFPLRYREGGVLKRAGHTEASVDLAVLAGLEPVGVLCEIVDDDGSMARLPKLRQFAQQENLKIISIADLIRYRRKREKLVDRSSAARIPTMWGPFTAYCYRSILDGIEHIAMVKGEIGDGQDILVRVHSECLTGDIFGSARCDCGNQLALAMQQIEDAGRGVLIYLRGHEGRGIGLGHKLRAYNLQDAGRDTVEANEDLGLPVDSREYGIGAQILQDLGVRTMKLMTNNPAKYIGLKGYGLTVIGRVPLLTTITMENKRYLETKRAKMGHIYGVEFNDHLTHLTGSNGKPSVDTATDATSSR, encoded by the exons ATGGCTTCTATCAATGTCCCTTCTTGCCCTTCAACAACTGCTAGAACAGCTCTCCCCAGTACCCA GGCACGGAGGAACTTCAAATTTTTCAATGGATTACATGGTGTGAATTCATTTTCCACAAATGGGTGCATGTTGAATTCCAATTCCATCTGCATTGATGGCACAAAATCCCCTTTTGGTATTAAGGGTGTTGGCAAACTTAAAGCAGCAGTAGTATCTGATGAAGGTGACCTGTTATCCTATTCCAATGGCAATAATGCTGCAGCAAAGAGGACTTTCATTGATAACAAACCCGTTGAAATTAAATTACAGCCTGGTGCAATAGCATTTGGAACCCTTGTGGCTGATACTGCTCCGATCTCTAGTGGTTTCCCCATCGATGATGACGAGTTCGATTTGGATCGCCCCACAGAAGGTTTTTCCTCCATACCTGAGGCCATTGAAGATATTCGTCAAGGAAAG ATGGTAGTGGTTGTAGATGATGAAGACAGAGAAAATGAAGGTGACCTTATCATGGCAGCACAGTTGGCAACACCTGAAGCTATGGCTTTTATTGTGAAGCATGGTACTGGAATTGTTTGTGTGAGCATGGCTGGGGAATATCTTGACAGGTTGCAACTCCCTTTGATGGTTACCCAAAATGCAAATGATGAAAAACTCTGTACTGCATTCACAGTGACTGTG GATGCAAAACATGGTACAACCACAGGAGTTTCAGCTCATGACAGGGCAACAACAGTGTTAGCTCTTGCAAACAGAGATTCAAAACCCGAGGACTTCAATCGACCAGGCCATATTTTTCCGTTGAGGTATAGGGAGGGTGGCGTTCTGAAAAGAGCTGGACATACAGAAGCTTCTGTTGATCTTGCTGTTCTAGCTGGATTGGAACCCGTTGGAGTTCTATGTGAGATTGTAGATGATGATGGCTCTATGGCTAGATTGCCAAAGCTTCGTCAATTTGCACAGCaggaaaatttgaaaattatatcTATTGCTGATTTAATCAG GTATAGAAGGAAGAGAGAGAAATTAGTAGATCGATCTTCTGCTGCTCGGATACCAACAATGTGGGGTCCATTTACAGCTTACTGTTATAGATCAATATTAGATGGCATTGAACATATTGCAATGGTTAAG GGTGAGATTGGAGATGGACAGGATATTCTCGTGAGGGTGCACTCAGAATGCCTCACAGGAGATATATTTGGTTCTGCCAGATGCGACTGTGGGAACCAGTTGGCACTTGCAATGCAGCAGATTGAGGATGCTGGAAGGGGCGTGCTGATATACCTTCGTGGCCATGAAGGAAGAGGCATTGGTTTGGGCCATAAGCTTCGCGCATACAACCTACAGGATGCTGGTCGTGATACAGTTGAAGCGAATGAAGATCTGGGACTGCCTGTTGACTCACGTGAATATGGCATTGGTGCCCAG ATATTACAGGATTTGGGTGTCCGAACAATGAAGCTGATGACGAACAACCCTGCAAAGTACATTGGGCTCAAGGGCTATGGATTGACTGTTATAGGTAGGGTTCCTCTATTAACTACCATCACAATGGAAAACAAGAGGTACCTCGAGACTAAACGTGCGAAAATGGGTCATATCTATGGAGTAGAATTCAACGATCACTTGACCCATCTTACCGGCAGCAATGGTAAACCTAGCGTCGACACTGCAACAGATGCTACTTCTAGCCGTTGA
- the LOC110619359 gene encoding bifunctional riboflavin biosynthesis protein RIBA 1, chloroplastic isoform X2, which translates to MSLLALQQLLEQLSPVPSEARRNFKFFNGLHGVNSFSTNGCMLNSNSICIDGTKSPFGIKGVGKLKAAVVSDEGDLLSYSNGNNAAAKRTFIDNKPVEIKLQPGAIAFGTLVADTAPISSGFPIDDDEFDLDRPTEGFSSIPEAIEDIRQGKMVVVVDDEDRENEGDLIMAAQLATPEAMAFIVKHGTGIVCVSMAGEYLDRLQLPLMVTQNANDEKLCTAFTVTVDAKHGTTTGVSAHDRATTVLALANRDSKPEDFNRPGHIFPLRYREGGVLKRAGHTEASVDLAVLAGLEPVGVLCEIVDDDGSMARLPKLRQFAQQENLKIISIADLIRYRRKREKLVDRSSAARIPTMWGPFTAYCYRSILDGIEHIAMVKGEIGDGQDILVRVHSECLTGDIFGSARCDCGNQLALAMQQIEDAGRGVLIYLRGHEGRGIGLGHKLRAYNLQDAGRDTVEANEDLGLPVDSREYGIGAQILQDLGVRTMKLMTNNPAKYIGLKGYGLTVIGRVPLLTTITMENKRYLETKRAKMGHIYGVEFNDHLTHLTGSNGKPSVDTATDATSSR; encoded by the exons ATGTCCCTTCTTGCCCTTCAACAACTGCTAGAACAGCTCTCCCCAGTACCCAGTGA GGCACGGAGGAACTTCAAATTTTTCAATGGATTACATGGTGTGAATTCATTTTCCACAAATGGGTGCATGTTGAATTCCAATTCCATCTGCATTGATGGCACAAAATCCCCTTTTGGTATTAAGGGTGTTGGCAAACTTAAAGCAGCAGTAGTATCTGATGAAGGTGACCTGTTATCCTATTCCAATGGCAATAATGCTGCAGCAAAGAGGACTTTCATTGATAACAAACCCGTTGAAATTAAATTACAGCCTGGTGCAATAGCATTTGGAACCCTTGTGGCTGATACTGCTCCGATCTCTAGTGGTTTCCCCATCGATGATGACGAGTTCGATTTGGATCGCCCCACAGAAGGTTTTTCCTCCATACCTGAGGCCATTGAAGATATTCGTCAAGGAAAG ATGGTAGTGGTTGTAGATGATGAAGACAGAGAAAATGAAGGTGACCTTATCATGGCAGCACAGTTGGCAACACCTGAAGCTATGGCTTTTATTGTGAAGCATGGTACTGGAATTGTTTGTGTGAGCATGGCTGGGGAATATCTTGACAGGTTGCAACTCCCTTTGATGGTTACCCAAAATGCAAATGATGAAAAACTCTGTACTGCATTCACAGTGACTGTG GATGCAAAACATGGTACAACCACAGGAGTTTCAGCTCATGACAGGGCAACAACAGTGTTAGCTCTTGCAAACAGAGATTCAAAACCCGAGGACTTCAATCGACCAGGCCATATTTTTCCGTTGAGGTATAGGGAGGGTGGCGTTCTGAAAAGAGCTGGACATACAGAAGCTTCTGTTGATCTTGCTGTTCTAGCTGGATTGGAACCCGTTGGAGTTCTATGTGAGATTGTAGATGATGATGGCTCTATGGCTAGATTGCCAAAGCTTCGTCAATTTGCACAGCaggaaaatttgaaaattatatcTATTGCTGATTTAATCAG GTATAGAAGGAAGAGAGAGAAATTAGTAGATCGATCTTCTGCTGCTCGGATACCAACAATGTGGGGTCCATTTACAGCTTACTGTTATAGATCAATATTAGATGGCATTGAACATATTGCAATGGTTAAG GGTGAGATTGGAGATGGACAGGATATTCTCGTGAGGGTGCACTCAGAATGCCTCACAGGAGATATATTTGGTTCTGCCAGATGCGACTGTGGGAACCAGTTGGCACTTGCAATGCAGCAGATTGAGGATGCTGGAAGGGGCGTGCTGATATACCTTCGTGGCCATGAAGGAAGAGGCATTGGTTTGGGCCATAAGCTTCGCGCATACAACCTACAGGATGCTGGTCGTGATACAGTTGAAGCGAATGAAGATCTGGGACTGCCTGTTGACTCACGTGAATATGGCATTGGTGCCCAG ATATTACAGGATTTGGGTGTCCGAACAATGAAGCTGATGACGAACAACCCTGCAAAGTACATTGGGCTCAAGGGCTATGGATTGACTGTTATAGGTAGGGTTCCTCTATTAACTACCATCACAATGGAAAACAAGAGGTACCTCGAGACTAAACGTGCGAAAATGGGTCATATCTATGGAGTAGAATTCAACGATCACTTGACCCATCTTACCGGCAGCAATGGTAAACCTAGCGTCGACACTGCAACAGATGCTACTTCTAGCCGTTGA